The following are from one region of the Stigmatella ashevillena genome:
- a CDS encoding tetratricopeptide repeat protein gives MSPRWRSACLSLLLGAACASPPPPRPTPTESAPQEQAPEKAPGKAPEKATPKASSQAPSTRSPQEDPSRADFERAVDVAQRGEWDAAERGLEALLKTNPSLDPAWTNLGVIRERRGRLDQAEQAYRKALELKPDQEAAWDYLARLSCRTGRATNIEAELRQKLEARQDAVTLRAALAFVLLHQQKLDAAATEAKRALKVDERYVKAMQVLAQVYFLEKKYELARMVLENALAIAPRDATTHNAVGVVQLTLHERFLALDSFKRAVQLRPDFAEARNNYGALLNEAQDYAAAVTELEAAVKSASDFVSARLNLGNAYRGLGQFARAKAEYEQALKLQPTLADALFNLAILYLDLEPEGMDPLERFKTSIAFFEQYRGLGGKDDRVEQYLKDARKGIDKEERRREREKRDQQRKAQKSEEPSPPATPPPSSAKLATDDKK, from the coding sequence ATGAGCCCGCGCTGGCGCTCCGCATGCCTGAGCCTGCTGCTGGGCGCTGCCTGCGCTTCTCCTCCCCCGCCACGCCCCACGCCTACTGAATCCGCGCCCCAGGAGCAGGCTCCGGAAAAGGCCCCCGGAAAAGCCCCAGAGAAGGCCACGCCCAAGGCCTCTTCCCAGGCGCCATCCACCCGTTCCCCTCAGGAGGACCCATCTCGCGCGGACTTCGAGCGCGCGGTGGATGTGGCCCAGCGCGGCGAGTGGGATGCCGCGGAGCGCGGCCTGGAAGCACTGCTGAAAACCAATCCCTCGCTGGACCCTGCATGGACCAACCTGGGCGTCATCCGGGAGCGCAGGGGAAGGCTGGACCAGGCCGAGCAGGCCTACCGCAAGGCCCTGGAGCTGAAGCCAGACCAGGAAGCCGCCTGGGACTACCTTGCCCGGCTCTCCTGCCGCACCGGACGGGCCACGAACATCGAGGCGGAGCTGCGCCAGAAGCTGGAAGCCCGGCAGGACGCGGTCACCCTTCGCGCGGCGCTGGCCTTCGTGTTGCTCCACCAGCAGAAGCTGGACGCGGCGGCCACCGAAGCCAAGCGCGCCCTCAAGGTGGACGAGCGCTACGTGAAGGCCATGCAGGTGCTGGCCCAGGTGTATTTCCTCGAGAAGAAATACGAGCTGGCCCGCATGGTGCTGGAAAACGCCCTCGCCATCGCCCCGCGGGATGCAACCACCCACAATGCCGTGGGCGTGGTCCAGCTGACGCTCCATGAGCGCTTCCTGGCCCTCGACAGCTTCAAGCGGGCCGTGCAGTTGCGGCCGGACTTCGCTGAAGCCCGTAACAACTACGGCGCCCTGCTCAACGAAGCCCAGGACTACGCGGCGGCGGTGACGGAGCTGGAGGCCGCCGTGAAGTCCGCCTCCGACTTCGTCTCCGCGAGGCTCAACCTGGGCAACGCCTACCGGGGCCTGGGGCAATTTGCCCGCGCCAAGGCCGAATACGAGCAGGCACTCAAGCTCCAGCCCACCCTGGCCGACGCCCTGTTCAACCTCGCCATCCTCTACCTGGACCTGGAGCCCGAGGGCATGGACCCCCTGGAGCGCTTCAAGACGTCCATCGCGTTCTTCGAGCAGTACCGGGGCCTGGGCGGCAAGGACGACCGGGTAGAGCAGTATCTCAAGGATGCCCGGAAAGGCATTGACAAGGAAGAACGCCGCCGGGAACGGGAGAAGCGCGACCAGCAGCGCAAGGCCCAGAAGTCCGAGGAGCCCTCCCCCCCTGCGACACCGCCCCCCAGCTCGGCTAAGCTGGCCACCGACGACAAGAAGTAG
- a CDS encoding tetratricopeptide repeat protein, whose amino-acid sequence MRRLLLMFLALAPGGASAQSSPEPPPGRYLEGMGRTPEDEALLQQLGNALKSYEEEAREYRLEARRLIERRYEEKRGELATSYEKNLGTLEVIERRERMTAIGQFEQFLQRYPREPRHTPDVMFRLAELYYERSSDEHLAALSAHEEKLEALPESETPPPEPAVNFGLSIALYQRLISEFPDYRLNDGAWYLLGYCLEKQNQFDESHATYQQLIARYPKSRFAIEAWVRIGEHYFDSYSDAEALTKAAQAYEAATRDPSHPLYDKALYKLGWAYYRMDRFDESVNRFLDLADFYETQKRTLGEGFGGGDLREEALQYVAISLADDTWGGLAKTQAVLAQRGPSPAYEADLYRRLGNVWFDQTNHPDAITAYRRVLEKDPLAADAPRIQQKIVEAYERDRKLPESFAEAEVLARLYSPGSAWYKANENSPQALATANAMAEKSLYSAATYHHQQALVFKKDGKFEQARTGFEVAARSYGAYLERFSRSPNAYEMRFYYAECLYNSFQFPQAAKNYEEVRDWPKDTRFLKDSAFSAVLSWQQQLALDIKAGKAKEYKALRSSELTEGQKIQVLPFAEPETRLVAGSDAYVDKLPKDDKSPGIAYKAAELFYAHNDFPEARRRLEAIVQTWPKNEVAGFSTNLIVESFLIDKDWRSVEEVSGRLVANKDVIDPSSALYKELVKYKLSGRFKLADQLLAAGQYDEAAKKYLLLVEEAPRHEFADKALNNAAIAYENTRRFDSALKLYERIYREYPNSKLADAALFRVAVNAEKSYDFDKAVNNYQKLVKDYPTSKEREAALFNAARLMEAQQRYPEAAKAFAHLVELYPKAEDAPKNQYRAALIYEKNQDWWRTIRELNTFVSAFSKKPAHAELVVEAKKRIGDAFLKLNDERNAQRAWTVAATEFNKRGMKPDTHPRAAEAAAYSRFQLAELEFQKFDKLKIGGRGTALKRSFEAKRDGVKAINSAYDKVFPYKRLEWSLAASYRKGYALERFANTIIETPIPPDVKSLGEEAVVAYQEELAKQTTLFEDSAVEKYTATLQEVRKSRVANEWSRRILESLNRFRPKEYPVLKEPKQSIASATAYPEGLVGSLSDAKSPSGETAQKLSSGGEK is encoded by the coding sequence ATGCGACGCCTGCTCCTCATGTTTCTGGCGCTGGCGCCCGGGGGAGCCTCTGCCCAGTCCAGCCCCGAGCCCCCGCCAGGACGCTACCTGGAAGGCATGGGCCGCACGCCGGAAGACGAGGCGCTGCTCCAGCAGCTCGGCAATGCCCTCAAGTCCTATGAAGAGGAGGCACGTGAATACCGGCTCGAAGCGAGGCGGTTGATCGAACGCCGGTATGAGGAGAAGCGCGGTGAGCTGGCCACCTCCTACGAGAAGAACCTCGGCACCCTGGAAGTCATCGAGCGCCGGGAGCGCATGACGGCCATCGGCCAGTTCGAGCAATTCCTACAGCGCTACCCGCGCGAGCCCCGGCACACCCCGGACGTCATGTTCCGTCTGGCGGAGCTCTACTATGAGCGCTCCAGCGACGAGCACCTGGCGGCCTTGAGCGCCCACGAGGAGAAACTCGAGGCCCTTCCTGAAAGTGAGACGCCCCCGCCCGAGCCCGCCGTGAACTTCGGGCTCTCCATCGCCCTCTACCAGCGGCTCATCAGCGAGTTTCCGGACTACCGCCTCAACGATGGGGCCTGGTACCTGCTGGGCTACTGCCTGGAGAAGCAGAACCAATTCGATGAGAGCCACGCCACCTACCAGCAGCTCATCGCGCGCTACCCCAAGAGCCGCTTCGCCATCGAAGCCTGGGTGCGCATTGGCGAGCACTACTTCGACTCGTACAGCGATGCGGAAGCGCTGACCAAGGCGGCCCAGGCCTACGAGGCCGCCACGCGCGATCCCTCCCACCCGCTCTACGACAAGGCGCTCTACAAGCTGGGGTGGGCCTACTACCGCATGGACCGCTTCGACGAGTCGGTGAACCGATTCCTCGATCTGGCGGACTTCTACGAGACCCAGAAACGGACCCTGGGCGAGGGTTTCGGAGGCGGAGACCTGCGCGAGGAGGCGCTTCAGTACGTCGCCATCTCCCTGGCGGACGATACCTGGGGAGGCCTGGCCAAGACCCAAGCGGTCCTCGCCCAGCGAGGCCCCTCTCCCGCCTACGAAGCCGACCTCTACCGGCGCCTGGGCAACGTCTGGTTCGACCAGACCAACCACCCCGACGCCATCACCGCCTACCGGCGAGTGCTCGAGAAGGACCCGCTGGCCGCGGATGCGCCACGAATCCAGCAGAAGATCGTCGAAGCCTACGAGCGGGACCGGAAGCTGCCCGAGTCCTTCGCGGAGGCGGAGGTGCTGGCGCGCCTCTACAGTCCGGGGAGCGCCTGGTACAAGGCGAACGAGAACTCACCCCAGGCCCTGGCCACCGCCAATGCCATGGCGGAGAAGAGCCTCTACAGCGCCGCCACCTACCACCACCAGCAGGCGCTCGTGTTCAAGAAGGATGGCAAGTTCGAGCAGGCCCGGACGGGCTTCGAAGTAGCCGCGCGCTCCTATGGCGCCTATCTGGAGCGCTTCTCACGCAGCCCGAACGCATACGAGATGCGGTTCTATTACGCCGAGTGTCTCTACAACTCCTTCCAATTCCCTCAGGCGGCGAAGAACTACGAGGAAGTCCGCGACTGGCCCAAGGACACGCGGTTTCTCAAGGACTCGGCCTTCAGCGCGGTGCTCTCCTGGCAGCAACAACTGGCCCTGGACATCAAGGCGGGCAAGGCGAAGGAGTACAAGGCCCTTCGCTCCAGCGAGCTGACCGAAGGCCAGAAGATCCAAGTCCTGCCCTTCGCGGAGCCGGAGACGCGGCTGGTGGCGGGCTCGGATGCATACGTGGACAAGCTGCCCAAGGACGACAAGAGCCCCGGCATCGCCTACAAGGCCGCGGAGCTGTTCTACGCCCACAATGACTTTCCCGAGGCGCGCCGCCGCCTGGAGGCCATCGTCCAGACCTGGCCGAAGAACGAAGTCGCCGGGTTCTCCACCAACCTCATCGTGGAGAGCTTCCTCATCGACAAGGACTGGCGCAGCGTCGAAGAGGTCAGCGGCAGGCTCGTGGCCAACAAAGACGTCATCGACCCATCGAGTGCGCTCTACAAGGAACTGGTGAAGTACAAGCTCTCCGGCCGCTTCAAGCTGGCCGACCAGCTCCTGGCCGCGGGCCAGTACGACGAGGCCGCCAAAAAATACCTCCTCCTCGTGGAGGAGGCGCCCCGTCACGAGTTCGCGGACAAGGCACTCAACAACGCCGCAATCGCCTACGAGAACACCCGCCGGTTCGACTCGGCCCTCAAGCTCTACGAGCGCATCTACCGCGAGTACCCGAACTCCAAGCTGGCGGACGCGGCCCTGTTCCGCGTGGCAGTCAACGCCGAGAAGTCCTACGACTTCGACAAGGCCGTGAACAACTACCAGAAGCTGGTGAAGGACTACCCCACCTCCAAGGAACGCGAGGCGGCGCTCTTCAACGCCGCCCGGCTCATGGAGGCCCAGCAGCGCTACCCCGAAGCGGCCAAGGCCTTCGCGCATCTGGTGGAGCTGTACCCCAAAGCGGAGGACGCGCCGAAGAACCAATACCGTGCCGCCCTGATCTACGAGAAGAACCAGGACTGGTGGCGCACCATTCGCGAGCTGAACACTTTCGTGAGCGCGTTCTCCAAGAAACCGGCGCATGCGGAGCTGGTGGTGGAGGCCAAGAAGCGCATCGGGGATGCCTTCCTGAAGCTGAACGACGAGCGCAACGCCCAACGCGCGTGGACGGTGGCGGCGACCGAATTCAACAAACGGGGCATGAAGCCAGATACCCACCCCCGAGCCGCTGAGGCCGCCGCCTACAGCCGCTTCCAGCTCGCCGAGCTGGAGTTCCAGAAGTTCGACAAGCTGAAGATTGGCGGCAGGGGCACGGCGCTCAAACGAAGCTTCGAGGCCAAGCGCGATGGGGTGAAGGCCATCAACAGCGCCTATGACAAGGTCTTCCCCTACAAGCGCTTGGAGTGGTCTCTGGCGGCCTCGTACCGCAAGGGGTACGCCCTGGAGCGCTTCGCCAACACCATCATCGAAACGCCCATCCCCCCCGATGTGAAGAGCCTGGGCGAAGAGGCCGTGGTGGCCTACCAGGAGGAGCTCGCCAAGCAGACAACGCTCTTCGAGGACAGCGCCGTGGAGAAATACACGGCCACCCTGCAGGAGGTGCGCAAGAGCCGCGTCGCCAACGAGTGGTCGCGCCGCATCCTGGAGTCGCTCAACCGCTTCCGTCCCAAGGAGTACCCGGTCCTCAAGGAGCCCAAACAGTCCATTGCCTCCGCGACGGCCTACCCCGAAGGGCTGGTGGGAAGCCTCTCGGACGCCAAGTCCCCTTCCGGGGAGACAGCACAGAAGTTGAGCAGTGGGGGCGAGAAATGA